In one window of Dyella thiooxydans DNA:
- a CDS encoding ABC transporter permease/M1 family aminopeptidase: protein MFLEIFRFEWRQQLRSPLFWLVAAVFGAMAFTLTSTDAVALGGAAGNVWRNAPMVTVKLMSVLTVFSIFLVTLFVAGAALRDFEARTAELMFSTPVSRGAYVGGRFVAGYLACLGILVVCALGLWLGGLMPWVDAARLGPSRWAGYLWSLGVMVAPAMLFIAGLLYLIATTTRSLLAAYIGVVVYFVLQIVTGLLTRDVNNHWLAAILDPFGGRTLAIVTRYWSADQLNHDLPAVSGVLLFNRLLWGGVGAAMFVASLVLFRADRTGWQPTLRKHRAEPPVLAPASSTPVQTEQARGLRAALAQFRAQWAFDTRAVLGGVPFVVMAALALVNVLAILALSGQLYGTPTYPVTHRMVETVEGGFQVMLYIIITFYAGELVWRERGAGVAQVSDAFPVPDLVPLLAKLLALFAVVGCFLGLGALVGIGWQLAHGYTHLEPGLYLATLLLDAVPYLLLAVLAVFLQTLANNKFLGYLLTVLWLVASLIGFGLLHWEHHLYNYGTTPALPYSDLNGFGHFLPAVLWFDGYWTCLAVVLAGIAALFWVRGTPGGWRDRWREARARLRGPLRAMIVVAPLAFATSGAWIFYNTNVLNTYRSSEALEQQRADYEKQYARYAGVAQPRITAVNADVDIDPAQRHLHIVAHMTLVNRHDTPISELHVNTDTAFTTTLAFAPHDTVSMDRSLGYAIYKLKTPLAPGASMPFDATLDYDPRGFTNAPEGQFLAHNGTFFNSTVLPRFGYQPDNRLTDRNTRRKYGLKEDVPRMPPLGDDAARANTYISNDSDWIHFETTVSTADDQIAMAPGYLQKEWRANGRRYFHYEMDQPMLDFFSWISGRYAVRKDRWHDVALEVYYNPEHGWNVDDMLRGAKDALDYYTTHFSPYQFRQLRILEFPNYASFAQSFANTIPFSESVGFIADLRDPAKIDYPYYVTAHEVAHQWWAHQVIGANMQGSTMLSESLAQYSALMVMKHRYGEHQMRRFLKYELDNYLASRAGDPAQEEPLAKVEQNQLYIHYRKASLVFYALQDYVGEDTVDAVLKQFLHDKAFQQPPYTTSQEFMQYLERGVDPKWHHLIDDLFWKITFFDNRTTEATAKKLPDGRYEVTMKVHAGKSYVDEHGKETPATPDIPVEIGVFAKSPGKGLDGKPLYLAKRVLPNGDSTLTVTVDGVPAEAGVDPYNELIDRIPSDNRHAVTIE, encoded by the coding sequence ATGTTTCTCGAGATCTTCCGCTTCGAATGGCGACAGCAGTTGCGCTCGCCCCTTTTCTGGCTGGTCGCCGCCGTATTCGGCGCGATGGCCTTCACCCTGACCAGCACCGACGCGGTCGCGCTGGGTGGCGCCGCCGGCAACGTCTGGCGCAACGCGCCGATGGTGACGGTCAAGCTGATGTCGGTGCTGACGGTCTTCAGCATCTTCCTGGTCACGCTGTTCGTCGCTGGTGCGGCGCTGCGCGACTTCGAGGCGCGCACGGCCGAGCTGATGTTCAGCACGCCGGTCTCGCGCGGTGCATACGTGGGCGGACGCTTCGTGGCCGGCTACCTGGCCTGCCTGGGGATCCTCGTCGTGTGCGCGCTGGGCCTGTGGCTGGGTGGATTGATGCCCTGGGTCGACGCCGCCCGCCTGGGACCGTCGCGCTGGGCAGGCTACCTGTGGTCGCTGGGCGTGATGGTGGCGCCGGCAATGCTGTTCATCGCCGGCCTGCTCTACCTGATCGCCACCACTACCCGTTCGCTGCTCGCCGCCTACATCGGCGTGGTGGTGTATTTCGTGCTCCAGATCGTGACCGGCCTGCTCACCCGCGACGTCAACAACCACTGGCTGGCCGCCATCCTCGACCCGTTCGGCGGCCGCACGCTGGCGATCGTCACGCGCTACTGGTCGGCCGACCAGCTCAACCACGACCTGCCGGCGGTGTCCGGCGTGCTGCTGTTCAACCGACTGCTGTGGGGCGGCGTCGGTGCTGCGATGTTCGTCGCGTCGCTGGTCCTGTTCCGCGCCGACCGCACCGGCTGGCAGCCGACCCTGCGCAAGCATCGTGCGGAACCACCCGTGCTGGCGCCGGCGTCGTCGACTCCCGTCCAGACCGAACAGGCCAGGGGACTGCGCGCCGCATTGGCGCAGTTTCGGGCGCAATGGGCCTTCGACACCCGCGCGGTGCTCGGCGGCGTGCCCTTCGTGGTCATGGCGGCACTGGCCCTGGTCAACGTACTGGCGATCCTCGCCCTGTCGGGGCAGCTCTACGGCACGCCGACCTATCCGGTGACCCACCGCATGGTGGAAACCGTGGAGGGCGGGTTCCAGGTGATGCTGTACATCATCATCACCTTCTACGCCGGCGAGCTGGTGTGGCGCGAGCGCGGCGCCGGCGTGGCCCAGGTCAGCGACGCCTTCCCCGTCCCTGACCTCGTACCGCTACTGGCCAAGCTGCTGGCGTTGTTCGCGGTGGTGGGCTGCTTCCTCGGCCTGGGGGCGCTGGTTGGCATCGGATGGCAGCTCGCCCATGGCTACACGCACCTGGAGCCGGGCCTGTACCTGGCGACACTCCTGCTGGACGCGGTGCCTTACCTCCTGCTGGCGGTGCTGGCGGTGTTCCTGCAGACGCTGGCCAACAACAAGTTCCTCGGCTATCTGCTGACCGTGCTGTGGCTGGTGGCCAGCCTGATCGGCTTCGGCCTGTTGCACTGGGAACACCACCTGTACAACTACGGCACCACACCGGCGCTGCCCTATTCGGATCTCAACGGCTTCGGCCACTTCCTGCCAGCGGTGCTCTGGTTCGACGGTTACTGGACCTGCCTGGCCGTGGTGCTGGCCGGCATCGCCGCCCTGTTCTGGGTACGCGGCACACCCGGTGGCTGGCGCGACCGTTGGCGCGAGGCGCGTGCCCGCCTGCGCGGCCCGCTTCGGGCGATGATCGTGGTGGCCCCGCTCGCCTTCGCCACCAGCGGGGCGTGGATCTTCTACAACACCAACGTGCTCAACACCTATCGCAGCAGCGAAGCGCTGGAGCAGCAGCGCGCCGACTACGAGAAGCAATACGCCCGCTACGCCGGCGTGGCGCAGCCGCGCATCACCGCGGTGAACGCCGACGTCGACATCGACCCGGCACAACGTCACCTGCACATCGTCGCGCACATGACCCTGGTGAACCGGCACGACACGCCGATCAGCGAACTGCACGTCAACACCGATACCGCCTTCACCACCACGCTCGCCTTCGCCCCTCACGACACGGTGTCGATGGACCGCAGCCTCGGCTACGCCATCTACAAGTTGAAGACGCCGCTGGCGCCAGGTGCATCGATGCCGTTCGATGCCACCCTCGACTACGACCCGAGGGGCTTCACGAACGCCCCGGAAGGCCAGTTCCTGGCCCACAACGGCACGTTCTTCAACAGCACCGTGCTGCCGCGCTTCGGCTATCAGCCGGACAACCGGCTCACCGACCGCAACACCCGTCGCAAGTACGGCCTGAAGGAAGACGTGCCGCGCATGCCGCCGCTGGGCGACGATGCCGCGCGCGCCAACACCTACATCAGCAACGACTCGGACTGGATCCACTTCGAGACCACCGTGTCCACCGCCGACGACCAGATCGCGATGGCACCGGGCTACCTGCAGAAGGAGTGGCGCGCCAACGGCAGGCGCTATTTCCACTACGAGATGGACCAGCCGATGCTCGACTTCTTCTCGTGGATCTCCGGCCGCTACGCGGTAAGGAAGGATCGCTGGCACGACGTCGCGCTGGAGGTCTACTACAACCCCGAGCACGGCTGGAACGTGGACGACATGCTGCGCGGCGCGAAGGATGCACTGGACTACTACACCACGCACTTCTCGCCCTACCAGTTCCGCCAGCTGCGCATCCTGGAGTTCCCGAACTACGCCAGCTTCGCGCAGTCGTTCGCCAATACCATTCCGTTCTCCGAATCGGTGGGCTTCATTGCCGACCTGCGCGACCCGGCAAAGATCGATTACCCGTATTACGTCACCGCCCACGAGGTGGCTCACCAGTGGTGGGCGCACCAGGTGATCGGCGCCAACATGCAGGGCTCGACCATGCTCAGCGAATCGCTGGCGCAGTACTCGGCGCTGATGGTGATGAAACACCGCTACGGCGAACACCAGATGCGCCGGTTCCTGAAATACGAGCTGGACAACTACCTGGCCAGCCGCGCCGGCGATCCGGCCCAGGAAGAGCCGCTGGCCAAGGTCGAGCAGAACCAGCTGTACATCCATTACCGCAAGGCGTCGCTGGTGTTCTACGCGCTGCAGGACTATGTGGGCGAGGACACCGTGGACGCGGTACTGAAGCAGTTCCTGCACGACAAGGCGTTCCAGCAGCCGCCGTACACCACCTCGCAGGAATTCATGCAGTACCTGGAGCGCGGCGTCGATCCGAAGTGGCACCACCTGATCGACGACCTGTTCTGGAAGATCACCTTCTTCGACAACCGCACCACCGAGGCCACCGCGAAGAAACTGCCGGACGGGCGCTACGAGGTGACGATGAAGGTG